In one Hymenobacter sp. DG25B genomic region, the following are encoded:
- a CDS encoding lysophospholipid acyltransferase family protein: MSSPVAQPTYPWYYRPLDWFLRGLASLPLTLLYGLAEVLYFLMAYVLRYRQRVVLENLRNSFPEKTAAEHKKLAKQFYRHFAQLIVEILWLREATPAQLARRVSFPNKHIITDKLAQGRSMLALGSHEGNWEWILTSGALQINAPAVGVYQPLNSPFFDDFMYKLRTRTGAELVTMRETIRYMAASQDRQQLLCMLSDQSPSNPKNRYWTQLLNQETGFYTGADRLVGQFQLPVVYVSIRRLRRGYYEAVLTELFDGNTPLDPEQHQITEAFARAMEKDIRASPADYLWSHRRWKHKRPVGE; the protein is encoded by the coding sequence ATGAGTTCACCTGTTGCCCAACCCACGTACCCGTGGTATTATCGTCCGCTCGACTGGTTTTTACGGGGTTTAGCCTCTTTGCCACTCACCCTGCTGTACGGGCTGGCCGAAGTGCTTTATTTCCTGATGGCCTACGTCCTGCGCTACCGCCAGCGCGTGGTGCTGGAAAATCTGCGTAATTCCTTTCCCGAAAAAACGGCGGCCGAACATAAAAAGCTGGCCAAGCAGTTTTACCGGCACTTCGCGCAGCTGATAGTGGAAATACTGTGGCTGCGGGAGGCTACGCCGGCCCAGCTGGCCCGGCGGGTATCATTTCCTAACAAGCACATCATTACGGATAAGCTGGCCCAGGGGCGTTCTATGCTGGCCCTGGGCTCGCACGAAGGCAACTGGGAGTGGATTCTGACCTCGGGCGCGCTGCAGATCAATGCCCCGGCAGTAGGGGTATACCAGCCGCTGAATAGCCCGTTTTTTGACGACTTTATGTATAAGCTGCGCACCCGCACCGGGGCTGAACTGGTAACCATGCGCGAAACCATTCGCTATATGGCCGCCAGCCAGGACCGGCAGCAGCTGCTGTGCATGCTGAGCGACCAAAGCCCCAGCAACCCCAAAAACCGCTATTGGACGCAGCTGCTCAATCAGGAAACTGGTTTCTACACCGGCGCCGACCGCCTGGTGGGGCAGTTTCAGTTGCCAGTGGTGTACGTGAGCATCCGGCGGCTACGGCGCGGCTACTATGAAGCTGTCCTAACTGAGCTTTTTGACGGCAATACGCCGCTGGATCCGGAGCAACATCAAATTACGGAAGCCTTCGCGCGGGCCATGGAGAAGGATATTCGCGCCTCACCGGCCGATTACCTATGGTCGCACCGCCGCTGGAAGCACAAGCGTCCGGTAGGAGAGTAG
- a CDS encoding acyl-CoA thioesterase gives MYTHDTAIRVRYAETDQMGYVYHGNYAAYFEVARTEAFRQLGIRYKDLEADGVGMPVGEIRTRFRRPARYDDLLTVRLLLKQPADGSRILFEYEIYNEAQELLTEGHTLMVFVSTSNGRPVAIPEDIKAKLAPFFSDEELTSPLTPPKQKLPSEAPAPAAFLKGNES, from the coding sequence ATGTATACCCACGATACCGCCATTCGCGTCCGCTACGCCGAAACTGACCAGATGGGCTACGTGTACCACGGCAATTACGCCGCGTACTTTGAGGTAGCTCGCACCGAAGCCTTCCGGCAGCTGGGCATTCGCTACAAAGACCTGGAGGCCGATGGCGTGGGCATGCCGGTAGGGGAGATTCGCACCCGTTTCCGCCGCCCCGCCCGCTACGACGACCTGCTTACGGTGCGCCTGCTCCTGAAGCAGCCCGCCGATGGCTCGCGCATCCTGTTCGAATACGAAATCTATAACGAAGCCCAGGAGTTGCTCACCGAAGGCCATACCCTAATGGTTTTTGTAAGCACTTCAAATGGCCGTCCGGTGGCCATACCGGAGGATATTAAGGCCAAGCTGGCGCCCTTCTTCAGCGACGAAGAGCTCACCAGCCCCCTGACGCCGCCCAAACAAAAGCTACCTTCCGAAGCGCCGGCGCCGGCCGCGTTTTTAAAGGGGAATGAAAGCTAA
- a CDS encoding GNAT family N-acetyltransferase, with translation MHLDLSLLERWLTGWSLARGLPLPQPYGGGLVVEVGWPEQVRRHVFVEAGESLQACAAAIHAPFIYIKAAVEPALLRRVLTPDWQIEPPRYLMYCPKAMTPAGPPPAGYTAQLTIDHGASVLRFTDETGQTAAIGRVVLHRGTAVFDRIETLEPHRRKGLGTSLMCTLDTLADQASISERLLVATEAGRALYQRLGWQVVAPYSTAVLSGPLGSANKHGLRLGAP, from the coding sequence ATGCATCTTGATTTGAGTCTTCTGGAGCGCTGGTTGACGGGCTGGAGCCTCGCCCGCGGCCTACCGCTCCCCCAGCCCTACGGTGGTGGCTTAGTAGTAGAAGTTGGCTGGCCCGAGCAGGTGCGGCGCCACGTGTTTGTAGAGGCGGGAGAATCCCTGCAAGCCTGTGCCGCCGCCATACATGCCCCCTTCATTTATATAAAGGCAGCCGTCGAGCCGGCGCTCCTGCGCCGGGTATTGACCCCTGACTGGCAAATTGAACCACCCCGCTATTTGATGTACTGCCCCAAGGCAATGACGCCCGCCGGCCCACCGCCGGCCGGGTATACAGCGCAACTAACCATAGATCATGGGGCTTCTGTGCTTCGTTTTACTGATGAAACGGGTCAGACTGCGGCCATAGGTCGGGTCGTATTGCACCGTGGCACAGCGGTTTTCGACCGGATTGAAACGCTCGAACCCCACCGCAGAAAGGGGCTTGGCACCAGCCTGATGTGCACTCTCGATACTCTGGCAGACCAAGCCAGTATTTCAGAGCGCTTACTCGTGGCGACGGAGGCTGGACGCGCCCTGTACCAGCGCCTGGGCTGGCAGGTGGTGGCGCCGTATTCAACAGCTGTCCTTTCCGGGCCATTGGGTAGTGCTAATAAACATGGCCTCCGTTTAGGGGCACCGTAA
- a CDS encoding TolC family protein, protein MPLLAQQPTARPQPASAQVATTGPTLTLAEAIRIGLEKNYGIQLARQEERIASNNVTRGNAGQLPTVNGNATRNFNRNNLNQQFGDNDPRIINGATSNQLNTNVAATWTIFDGMGMFIAYDRLQRVAQGQRQVTRATAEETVADITDAYFTVVREAGKIKSFEEALRIGQQRIDLTQARADVGVSAKVEVLTARVDYNADRAGLIQQQEALKTAKVNLNNLLGRSPALDFQPADSIVVSRDLSRETVAQAIRQNNPRLQQAKINTEIATYERRLVRASRLPQVGLTTGYGLNRNINNAAFAGTQLTTSTNTTHGLNYGLVASVPIFDGFNRNRLEQNARIGEMQSKLELEQTQLQLDAEAEQAYAQYQNRLQLLQLEEDNILLARQNIAIALERYRLGLLTPLVLREAQRTQLEAENRLLDIRFQAKQAETTLRRLSSGLVRE, encoded by the coding sequence TTGCCGCTCCTGGCGCAGCAGCCGACTGCCCGGCCGCAGCCGGCTTCGGCGCAGGTGGCGACTACAGGCCCCACGCTGACGCTGGCGGAGGCTATCCGCATCGGGTTGGAAAAAAACTATGGAATTCAGCTGGCCCGCCAGGAGGAGCGCATTGCCAGCAACAACGTAACGCGCGGCAACGCCGGGCAGCTGCCCACCGTGAATGGTAATGCCACGCGCAACTTCAACCGCAACAACCTCAACCAGCAGTTTGGTGATAACGACCCGCGCATTATAAACGGGGCCACTTCCAACCAGCTGAACACCAACGTAGCCGCCACCTGGACCATTTTTGATGGCATGGGGATGTTTATTGCCTACGACCGGCTGCAGCGCGTGGCCCAGGGCCAGCGCCAGGTTACCCGCGCCACGGCCGAGGAAACCGTGGCTGATATTACCGATGCCTACTTTACCGTAGTGCGCGAGGCCGGTAAGATTAAAAGTTTTGAAGAAGCCCTGCGCATTGGGCAGCAGCGCATAGACCTGACGCAGGCCCGCGCCGATGTGGGCGTAAGTGCCAAAGTAGAGGTACTGACGGCCCGCGTAGATTATAACGCTGACCGCGCAGGCCTTATTCAGCAGCAGGAAGCCCTGAAAACGGCTAAAGTGAACCTGAACAACCTGCTGGGCCGCTCCCCCGCCCTGGACTTTCAGCCCGCCGACTCCATAGTGGTCAGCCGCGACCTGAGCCGGGAAACTGTAGCGCAGGCCATCCGGCAGAACAACCCTCGCCTGCAGCAGGCCAAAATCAATACCGAAATAGCCACTTATGAACGGCGTCTGGTGCGGGCTTCCCGTCTGCCCCAGGTAGGCCTTACTACCGGCTATGGGCTCAACCGCAACATCAATAACGCGGCCTTTGCCGGCACGCAGCTTACTACCAGCACCAATACCACGCACGGCTTAAACTACGGCTTAGTGGCCTCGGTGCCTATTTTTGATGGGTTTAACCGCAACCGGTTGGAGCAGAATGCCCGCATTGGCGAGATGCAAAGCAAGCTGGAGCTGGAGCAAACCCAGCTGCAGCTGGATGCCGAAGCCGAGCAGGCTTATGCGCAGTACCAGAACCGCCTGCAGCTGCTGCAGCTGGAGGAAGACAACATCCTGCTGGCCCGCCAGAACATTGCTATTGCCTTGGAGCGCTACCGTCTGGGCCTGCTCACGCCCCTGGTGCTGCGGGAAGCCCAGCGCACCCAGCTGGAGGCCGAAAACCGCCTGCTCGATATCCGCTTTCAGGCCAAGCAGGCCGAGACGACGCTGCGCCGCCTGAGTAGCGGCCTGGTGCGGGAATAG
- a CDS encoding YihY/virulence factor BrkB family protein has protein sequence MPRRYRVSNMRQQRTYRKLIIWLKRLRFNRGKASVYDVVDHMIQELKLDSVTKRASYMAFNFTISIFPTIIFLFTLIPYIPVPNLNLDILQFLADFIPREMYVAIADTIEDIVNIPHGGLLSFGFGAALVLSSNGIMALLDAFDKKYHTFKRRTYLRKRVIATLLTVVLAMVLLLSIAGIFFGTYIIDTLVFYEIVPERLTALLITVLRYGSVVALFLFTTCLIYYYVPAVQDRWPFLSAGAVVATLLIFLVSSLFILYIKIFDSYNHFYGSIGALVGFMVWLDFVCMTLIVGFEVNVSIDAVTGRLKRYVIRTEELAAHPHS, from the coding sequence ATGCCACGCCGGTACCGGGTTTCCAACATGCGCCAGCAGCGCACGTACCGGAAGCTTATTATCTGGCTGAAACGGCTGCGCTTTAACCGGGGCAAGGCCTCTGTGTATGATGTGGTAGACCACATGATTCAGGAACTGAAGCTGGACAGTGTGACGAAGCGGGCCAGCTATATGGCCTTCAACTTCACCATTTCCATTTTCCCCACCATCATCTTCCTGTTCACCCTGATTCCGTACATCCCGGTTCCCAACCTGAACCTGGACATCCTGCAGTTTCTCGCCGATTTTATTCCGCGGGAAATGTACGTGGCCATTGCTGATACCATTGAGGACATTGTGAACATCCCGCACGGCGGCCTGCTGTCGTTCGGTTTTGGCGCGGCGCTGGTGCTTAGCTCCAACGGCATTATGGCCCTGCTCGATGCCTTTGATAAGAAGTACCACACCTTTAAGCGGCGCACCTACCTGCGCAAGCGGGTTATTGCCACGCTGCTTACCGTGGTGCTGGCTATGGTGCTGCTACTCTCCATTGCGGGTATTTTCTTTGGTACCTATATCATTGACACGCTGGTGTTTTATGAAATAGTGCCCGAGCGCCTCACGGCCCTGCTCATCACGGTGCTGCGCTACGGCTCGGTAGTGGCCTTGTTCCTGTTCACTACCTGCCTGATTTACTACTATGTGCCGGCCGTGCAGGACCGGTGGCCGTTTCTGTCGGCCGGGGCTGTGGTGGCCACGCTGCTGATTTTCCTGGTGTCGTCGCTGTTCATTCTCTACATCAAAATCTTCGACTCCTACAACCACTTCTATGGCTCCATTGGCGCGTTGGTGGGCTTCATGGTCTGGTTGGATTTTGTTTGTATGACCCTGATTGTGGGCTTTGAGGTGAACGTGAGCATTGATGCCGTAACGGGCCGCCTGAAGCGGTATGTGATTCGTACTGAGGAATTAGCCGCGCATCCGCACTCCTAG
- a CDS encoding alpha/beta fold hydrolase: MSLLFRFRLLLFCLLPALAVASPRVPLINGTPTLVTSDGVQLFASISGQGVPCVFVHGGPGAWSGMPQALAGPALEDKFQMIWYDQRGSGRSQNDPRHNYSLERMVQDLEEIRLQLGVEQWVVMAHSFGGTIATAYAAKYPQHVRGLVLVECTLYLTDSMRSMIQDGLPFTTVTDRAPYLDETKPLSERWPLALEIFNAQNTWRKLQYQTDAGFQKVEAADQGNPRTGEFGSYAFSLPEYHQDFTLLTPRVAAPVLVITGAKDYCIGPNHYKLFRFPKQQVAQMQTGHVPFVEEPVAFQQAIANWVKKLK; this comes from the coding sequence ATGTCCCTGCTTTTCCGCTTCCGCCTGTTGCTGTTTTGCCTGCTGCCCGCTCTGGCCGTGGCCTCCCCCCGTGTGCCGCTAATAAATGGTACCCCCACGCTGGTTACTTCTGATGGCGTGCAGCTTTTTGCCTCCATTTCCGGCCAGGGCGTACCGTGCGTGTTTGTGCACGGCGGGCCGGGCGCCTGGAGTGGCATGCCGCAGGCGCTGGCCGGCCCCGCTTTGGAAGATAAGTTTCAGATGATCTGGTACGACCAGCGGGGCAGTGGCCGCTCCCAGAACGACCCGCGCCATAACTATTCGCTGGAGCGCATGGTGCAGGATCTGGAAGAAATCCGGCTGCAGTTGGGCGTGGAGCAGTGGGTAGTAATGGCGCACTCCTTTGGCGGCACCATTGCCACCGCCTACGCTGCCAAATACCCCCAGCATGTACGCGGACTGGTGCTGGTAGAGTGCACCCTCTACCTTACGGACTCCATGCGCAGCATGATTCAGGACGGTCTACCCTTCACTACCGTCACCGACCGCGCCCCGTATCTGGATGAAACCAAGCCGCTTTCTGAACGCTGGCCCCTGGCTTTGGAAATCTTCAATGCGCAAAACACCTGGCGCAAGCTGCAATACCAGACCGATGCCGGTTTCCAAAAAGTAGAAGCTGCCGACCAGGGTAACCCCCGCACCGGCGAATTCGGATCCTACGCCTTCAGCCTGCCTGAATACCATCAGGACTTCACCCTGCTCACTCCCCGTGTGGCTGCCCCAGTGCTAGTCATAACCGGCGCTAAGGATTACTGCATCGGCCCCAATCACTACAAACTCTTCCGCTTCCCAAAGCAGCAGGTAGCCCAGATGCAAACCGGCCACGTACCCTTCGTGGAAGAACCGGTAGCCTTTCAGCAAGCCATTGCAAATTGGGTGAAGAAGCTGAAATAA
- the mltG gene encoding endolytic transglycosylase MltG, which yields MATTPRIDYKARAIKRRNRFAAIAAVLGLLFVTFSYYFYQVFFTANVETKGRPTYVLVRRGETAKAVLDSIDATGVIVDKLSLHFVARLMKYDKLVKPGRYELKDGYTNRQLISDLRAGRQSPLKLTFQNIRLREDLARKLSTAIDSRPGQFDSLLSSPSYTKSLGFDTTSILTMFIPNTYELYWNSSPDNLMQRMKKEYEKFWTPARDAKRKALGLTRTQVSTLASIVEAEQQQHADERPRVAGVYLNRLKRGMKLQADPTVVYANQDFTIKRVLNVHLLKDSPYNTYKYAGLPPGPINLPSIASIDAVLNPESHDYLYFCAKDDFSGYHAFARNEQEHLVNARRYQAALSRAGIMK from the coding sequence ATGGCCACCACACCCCGTATCGACTACAAAGCCCGCGCTATTAAGCGCCGCAACCGTTTTGCCGCCATCGCGGCCGTTTTGGGGCTGCTGTTTGTCACGTTTTCCTATTATTTCTACCAGGTTTTCTTCACGGCCAACGTGGAAACCAAAGGCCGGCCTACCTACGTGCTGGTGCGCCGCGGCGAAACGGCCAAAGCCGTGCTGGACTCCATTGATGCCACCGGCGTGATTGTGGACAAGCTCAGCCTGCACTTTGTGGCCCGCCTCATGAAGTATGACAAGCTGGTGAAGCCCGGCCGCTACGAGCTGAAGGATGGCTATACCAACCGCCAGCTGATTTCTGACCTGCGCGCCGGCCGTCAGTCGCCACTCAAGCTCACGTTTCAGAACATCCGCCTGCGCGAGGACCTGGCCCGCAAGCTCAGCACCGCCATCGACTCGCGCCCCGGTCAGTTCGATTCGCTGCTGAGCAGCCCCAGCTACACCAAAAGCCTGGGTTTCGATACCACGAGCATCCTGACGATGTTCATCCCGAATACCTACGAGCTGTACTGGAACTCCTCGCCAGATAACCTCATGCAACGCATGAAAAAAGAGTACGAGAAGTTCTGGACACCCGCCCGCGACGCCAAGCGCAAAGCCCTGGGCCTGACGCGCACCCAGGTAAGCACGCTGGCCAGCATTGTGGAGGCCGAGCAGCAGCAGCATGCCGATGAGCGCCCCCGCGTGGCCGGCGTATACCTCAACCGTCTCAAGCGCGGCATGAAGCTGCAGGCCGACCCTACCGTGGTGTATGCCAACCAGGATTTCACCATTAAGCGCGTGCTGAACGTACACCTGCTCAAAGACTCGCCCTACAACACGTATAAGTACGCGGGCCTGCCGCCCGGCCCCATCAACCTGCCCAGCATTGCCAGTATTGATGCCGTGCTGAACCCCGAAAGCCACGACTACCTGTATTTCTGCGCCAAGGATGATTTCAGTGGCTACCATGCCTTTGCCCGTAATGAGCAGGAGCACCTGGTAAATGCCCGCCGCTATCAGGCCGCCCTCAGCCGGGCCGGCATTATGAAGTAA
- a CDS encoding WbqC family protein, which yields MPVLFESQYNPPAAFFAELLGQDALWLEPHEHYRKQTFRNRCLILTAQGVKPLTVPVIDGNRSEKVRITELEIDYRQNWVHQHWRTLQTAYGGSPYFEYYADYLHDIYVQKPALLFDLNFSLLSFFLRCLRLRIPVEFTTEYHASYPPEALRDRRDWLSPKDPITPEPDRTSVRPYAQTFGVQFVPNLSILDLLFMQGPAAGSFLV from the coding sequence ATGCCTGTTTTATTTGAATCTCAATATAACCCGCCGGCGGCATTTTTTGCTGAGTTGTTAGGCCAGGATGCTCTCTGGCTGGAGCCCCACGAGCACTACCGCAAACAGACCTTCCGCAACCGCTGCCTTATTCTCACCGCGCAGGGTGTAAAACCCCTAACGGTACCGGTTATCGATGGTAACCGCAGCGAGAAAGTACGCATTACGGAGCTGGAAATCGATTATCGGCAGAACTGGGTGCACCAACACTGGCGCACCTTGCAAACCGCATACGGGGGTAGCCCGTATTTCGAATATTACGCCGACTATCTGCACGACATTTACGTACAGAAACCGGCGCTGCTTTTCGATCTGAATTTCTCGCTGCTCTCCTTCTTTCTGCGCTGTTTGCGGCTGCGAATTCCTGTGGAATTCACCACCGAGTATCATGCTTCCTACCCTCCCGAGGCCCTGCGCGACCGGCGCGACTGGCTGTCACCCAAAGATCCAATTACTCCGGAACCTGACAGGACGTCGGTACGCCCGTATGCCCAAACCTTTGGCGTACAATTTGTACCCAACCTAAGCATCCTGGACCTGTTGTTTATGCAAGGGCCAGCTGCCGGCAGTTTTCTCGTGTAG
- a CDS encoding zinc dependent phospholipase C family protein, whose translation MQRIFLTGLLLLLAWVPAAAYSVLTHQANIDSTWEPCLVPTLQRRFPGATPEQLKEAKAYAYGGAIIQDMGFYPFGSKLFTNLTHYVRSGDFVRNLLDEAHDRNEYAFALGALGHYAADISGHPEGTNKALPFVYPELKAEFGNVVTYHEAPKQHTQLEFSFDVLQVAAGRYRSDDYHNYIGFKVSKEALERAFEKTYSLKLGQVIANVDLSISSYRFAVKEIIPMATRAAWQSKKKDILALSPKARRRNYIYHISRRQYRKEFGVATSSRAWAPACCPILCG comes from the coding sequence ATGCAGCGCATATTTCTTACCGGCCTGCTCCTGCTACTGGCCTGGGTGCCGGCCGCCGCCTATTCCGTCCTCACGCACCAGGCCAACATTGATTCTACCTGGGAGCCCTGTCTGGTGCCCACCTTGCAGCGGCGCTTTCCCGGCGCCACTCCTGAGCAGCTAAAAGAGGCCAAGGCTTATGCTTACGGGGGCGCTATTATTCAGGATATGGGCTTTTATCCGTTTGGCTCCAAGCTGTTTACCAACCTGACGCACTATGTGCGCAGCGGCGACTTTGTGCGCAACCTGCTCGATGAAGCCCACGACCGGAACGAGTATGCTTTTGCCCTGGGGGCACTGGGCCATTATGCCGCCGATATCAGTGGTCATCCGGAGGGCACCAACAAAGCCCTGCCTTTCGTGTATCCCGAGTTGAAAGCCGAGTTCGGCAACGTGGTTACTTATCATGAAGCCCCCAAGCAGCATACGCAGCTGGAGTTTTCCTTTGATGTGCTGCAGGTAGCGGCCGGCCGCTACCGCTCCGATGACTACCACAACTATATTGGCTTTAAAGTAAGCAAAGAAGCGCTGGAGCGGGCTTTTGAGAAAACGTACAGTCTGAAGCTAGGGCAGGTTATTGCCAACGTGGATTTAAGCATTAGCTCGTACCGCTTCGCCGTGAAGGAGATAATTCCCATGGCCACCCGCGCCGCCTGGCAAAGCAAGAAGAAGGATATTCTGGCCCTTAGCCCCAAGGCCCGTCGCCGCAACTATATCTACCACATCAGCCGCCGCCAGTACCGCAAGGAGTTCGGGGTAGCTACCAGCAGCCGGGCCTGGGCGCCCGCCTGCTGTCCTATTTTGTGCGGGTGA
- a CDS encoding L-threonylcarbamoyladenylate synthase encodes MSATLLRIHPDNPPQNRIQQAVDVLRNGGVIIYPTDTIYGLGCDITNAKAVEKLCRIKGVKPDKANLSFICSDLSHITDYANGITTPVYKVLKKALPGPFTFIFEASAKAPKYGGVKRKTVGIRVPDHHICLALVRELGNPIVSTSIRDEDEILEYSTDPDLIFEKYRPLVDMVIDGGFGNNIASTVVDCTDEDFNVIRQGAGDIEQYL; translated from the coding sequence ATGTCTGCCACGCTGCTTCGCATTCACCCCGATAATCCTCCGCAAAACCGCATTCAGCAGGCGGTGGACGTGCTGCGCAACGGCGGCGTAATCATTTACCCCACCGATACCATTTATGGCCTGGGCTGCGACATCACCAACGCCAAAGCAGTGGAAAAGCTCTGCCGCATTAAAGGCGTGAAGCCCGACAAAGCCAACCTCTCCTTTATCTGCTCCGACCTTTCCCACATCACCGACTACGCCAACGGCATTACCACCCCCGTTTACAAAGTCCTGAAAAAAGCACTGCCCGGCCCGTTCACGTTCATCTTTGAGGCCAGCGCCAAAGCGCCCAAGTATGGGGGCGTAAAGCGCAAAACCGTAGGTATCCGCGTGCCCGACCATCATATCTGCCTGGCACTGGTGCGGGAGTTGGGCAACCCCATTGTGAGCACCTCTATCCGGGATGAAGACGAAATCCTGGAATACAGCACCGACCCCGACCTTATCTTCGAGAAATACCGTCCCTTGGTAGATATGGTGATTGATGGCGGCTTCGGCAACAACATTGCCAGCACCGTGGTAGACTGCACCGATGAAGATTTCAACGTCATCCGCCAGGGTGCCGGGGATATTGAACAGTATCTGTAA